From one Humulus lupulus chromosome 8, drHumLupu1.1, whole genome shotgun sequence genomic stretch:
- the LOC133797517 gene encoding uncharacterized protein LOC133797517 isoform X2: protein MGEHEAWAQPPSGLLPNGLLPNEAASVMRVLDSERWLKAEEKTEELIACIQPNPPSEKRRHAVADYVQRLITKCFPCQVFTFGSVPLKTYLPDGDIDLTAFSKNQNLKETWAHQVRDMLQIEEKNVNAEFHVKEVQYIQAEVKIIKCLVENIVVDISFEQLGGLCTLCFLEEVDHLINQKHLFKRSIILIKAWCYYESRILGAHHGLISTYALETLVLYIFHVFNNSFAGPLEVLYRFLEFFSKFDWENYCVSLWGPVPISSLPDVTAEPPRKDGGELLLSKLFLDACSSVYAVFPGGQENQGLPFVPKHFNVIDPLRVNNNLGRSVSKGNFFRIRSAFAFGAKRLARLLDCPKEDLFFEVNQFFMNTWERHGSGHRPDAPRNDLRLSNHDQLHGPDNIRSSTVSKNNGMLSTHESEDDSTHASRISNVSTVPHMQSQRNYGNSRNSDPIKKDISFNQVAQMDKGQRSLKSDNLVNDIQGRNPFARTHSSPELSDAYGEISSQGRRGRAPESGKSQTLSTRLDNTRRKNLESDTVASHGVRLTDDPLPVRHISSRQSNDTAVDSKSGSNSYQDESALGSMTDDFASVSGAQGMHQEEQDLVNMMASSSAHGFNGQVHYPLNLAPHHVPFPIPPSVLASMGYTQRNMAGMVPTNFPLIENPWGSTMQFSQGGVPPHLTHYFPGMGLTAPSPEDPPEPANENFGSVELNPGEGDHDFWHEQDRASTGGFDLDNGGFEILQSDDKQQASSSGYNFHPSRVGNSGGFMQVQPKLAKENHGPGREDLADDFQYHDNRGNEVFFDDRTVSSRSVSASHTGSLRSKTSSESSWEGSSAKVSKSTREKRGRKNVPFSVPSSTHGKEKSVSEHSSTQADDDNRDWNSLSPVATEIAERNTVPHSAASWQVPRHQIPGTEPAQTSGSDSLIPFAPMLLNPNSRQRAADNSVPFTFYATGPPVPFVTMLPVYNFPTDSGASDPSTSQFGADEVPDNSDSGQNFDSSEGLDQHVVSHTLNSMKRDTSLEPVEHKPDILNSDFASHWQNLQYGRFCQNSRYPAPMISPVMVPPFCLQGRVPWEGPGRPLSANMNLWTQLMGYGPRLVPVAAPLQTMSNRPVGVYQRYVEELPRYRSGTGTYLPSAVSVRDRHSTSTRRGNYSYDRNDHHGDREGNWNVHPKSSRPSGRSHSRGQVEKPNARLDRLTTSESRSERPWSSHRHDSFSAYQSQNGPIRPNTTQGAHNNVPYGMYPLPGMNPSGVSSNGPGMPSVVMLYSYDHNSGYGTPSEQVEFGSLGPMGYPNEVSQLNEGSRLSGTFEEQRFQGSSAQQSSPDQPSSPHIQRNSSC, encoded by the exons GTGTTTACATTTGGGTCTGTACCCCTGAAGACATATCTGCCTGATGGAGATATTGATTTAACAGCCTTTAGTAAGAATCAAAATTTGAAGGAGACATGGGCCCATCAGGTTCGGGATATGCTGCAAATTGAGGAGAAAAATGTGAATGCTGAATTTCATGTAAAGGAGGTTCAGTACATTCAGGCTGAG GTGAAGATAATTAAATGCCTGGTGGAAAACATTGTGGTAGATATATCTTTCGAACAGCTTGGGGGATTGTGCACCCTTTGTTTCCTTGAGGAG GTTGATCATCTAATAAACCAAAAACATTTATTCAAACGTAGCATTATACTGATTAAAGCTTGGTGCTATTACGAAAGTCGTATACTTGGTGCTCATCATGGACTAATCTCAACTTACGCCTTGGAAACCTTGGTTCTTTATATATTTCATGTTTTTAACAATTCTTTTGCTGGACCTCTTGAG GTTCTTTACCGTTTTCTAGAGTTTTTTAGCAAGTTTGACTGGGAAAATTATTGTGTTAGTCTTTGGGGTCCTGTGCCCATTAGTTCTCTCCCAGATGTAACAG CGGAACCTCCTCGAAAAGATGGTGGAGAGTTACTACTAAGCAAGTTATTTCTTGATGCTTGTAGCTCAGTGTATGCTGTCTTCCCTGGTGGACAAGAAAATCAAGGACTGCCTTTTGTCCCCAAGCACTTCAATGTTATTGATCCTTTGCGTGTAAATAACAACCTGGGACGTAGTGTCAGTAAAG GTAACTTCTTTAGAATACGTAGTGCATTTGCATTTGGAGCTAAAAGGCTAGCTAGATTACTTGATTGCCCAAAAGAGGATCTATTTTTTGAAGTAAATCAGTTTTTTATGAACACTTGGGAAAGACATGGCAGTGGCCATCGTCCTGATGCACCAAGGAATGATTTGAGATTATCAAATCACGACCAGTTACATGGACCTGATAATATCAGAAGCAGCACAGTGAGCAAAAATAATGGGATGTTATCTACTCATGAGTCTGAAGATGACAGTACTCATGCTTCCAGAATTAGTAATGTCTCTACAGTACCTCATATGCAAAGCCAAAGGAATTATGGGAATTCAAGGAACTCTGATCCGATTAAGAAAGATATTAGTTTTAACCAGGTTGCACAAATGGATAAAGGCCAGAGGAGTTTGAAATCTGATAACTTGGTCAATGATATACAGGGCAGGAATCCTTTTGCGAGGACGCATTCTAGTCCTGAACTTTCTGATGCATATGGTGAAATCTCTTCTCAAGGTAGGCGGGGTAGAGCCCCAGAAAGTGGGAAGAGCCAAACTTTATCAACTAGGTTGGATAATACCAGGAGGAAGAATCTAGAATCTGATACAGTTGCAAGTCATGGTGTCAGACTGACTGATGATCCTTTACCTGTCAGACACATCTCTTCCCGTCAAAGTAATGATACTGCTGTTGATTCTAAAAGTGGTTCAAACAGCTACCAAGATGAGTCAGCCTTGGGGTCCATGACTGATGATTTTGCTTCTGTTTCGGGGGCCCAAGGGATGCATCAGGAGGAGCAAGATCTTGTGAACATGATGGCATCTTCATCGGCTCATGGTTTCAATGGACAGGTTCATTATCCACTGAATTTAGCTCCTCATCATGTTCCATTTCCAATCCCTCCTTCCGTCCTAGCTTCAATGGGGTATACTCAGAGAAATATGGCTGGGATGGTTCCTACAAATTTTCCATTGATTGAGAATCCATGGGGCTCAACTATGCAATTTTCACAAGGTGGTGTTCCACCACATTTGACCCATTATTTTCCTGGCATGGGATTGACTGCCCCAAGTCCAGAAGATCCCCCGGAACCTGCTAATGAAAATTTTGGTTCTGTGGAATTGAATCCAGGGGAGGGTGATCATGATTTTTGGCATGAGCAGGACAGGGCCTCTACTGGAGGATTTGATCTAGATAATGGAGGCTTCGAGATACTTCAGTCTGATGATAAGCAACAAGCATCCTCATCTGGGTATAACTTTCATCCTTCTCGAGTTGGCAACTCTGGAGGTTTTATGCAAGTCCAACCAAAGCTTGCTAAAGAGAACCATGGTCCAGGAAGAGAAGATCTTGCAGATGATTTTCAGTATCATGATAACCGTGGCAATGAAGTTTTCTTTGATGATAGAACTGTAAGTTCAAGGTCTGTGTCTGCCTCACATACTGGTTCTTTGAGAAGTAAAACTTCTTCAGAGAGTTCATGGGAAGGATCGTCAGCAAAAGTCTCAAAGTCAACTAGGGAAAAACGGGGAAGAAAAAATGTTCCTTTTTCAGTGCCATCTTCTACTCATGGGAAGGAGAAGAGTGTATCTGAACATTCTTCTACTCAGGCAGATGATGACAACAGAGATTGGAATTCATTGTCACCTGTAGCCACAGAAATAGCAGAGAGAAACACAGTACCTCATTCTGCTGCTTCCTGGCAAGTTCCAAGGCATCAAATTCCAGGAACCGAACCAGCTCAGACGAGTGGATCTGATTCTTTAATACCCTTTGCTCCAATGCTTTTAAACCCTAACTCACGACAGAGAGCTGCGGATAATTCTGTTCCCTTTACATTTTATGCTACAGGACCACCTGTTCCATTTGTTACGATGCTTCCAGTGTATAATTTTCCAACTGATTCAGGGGCTTCAGATCCATCAACGAGCCAGTTTGGTGCAGATGAAGTACCAGATAACAGTGATTCTGGTCAAAATTTTGACTCTTCTGAGGGACTTGATCAACATGTAGTGTCACATACTTTAAATTCTATGAAAAGGGATACTTCTCTTGAGCCGGTGGAACATAAGCCCGACATTCTCAATAGTGACTTCGCTAGCCATTGGCAAAATTTGCAATACGGACGGTTTTGTCAAAATTCACGGTATCCTGCACCTATGATATCACCTGTTATGGTGCCTCCTTTTTGTTTACAGGGACGAGTACCATGGGAAGGTCCTGGAAGACCACTCTCTGCCAACATGAATCTCTGGACCCAGCTTATGGGCTATGGGCCTcgtcttgttcctgttgctgcacCTCTCCAAACCATGTCAAATAGACCTGTCGGTGTTTATCAACGTTATGTTGAGGAATTGCCGAGATATCGTAGTGGAACTGGGACATACCTACCAAGTGCT GTTTCAGTAAGGGATCGCCATTCTACTAGTACAAGAAGGGGGAATTACAGTTATGATAGAAACGACCACCATGGTGATAGAGAGGGGAACTGGAATGTCCATCCAAAATCATCGCGACCTTCTGGGCGTAGCCACAGTCGTGGTCAGGTTGAAAAACCAAATGCAAGATTGGATCGTTTGACAACAAGTGAGAGCCGAAGTGAAAGGCCATGGAGCTCACATAGGCATGACTCCTTCTCTGCATACCAGTCTCAAAATGGTCCTATTCGCCCGAATACTACCCAAGGTGCTCATAACAATGTGCCATATGGCATGTATCCATTGCCAGGGATGAACCCAAGCGGGGTGTCATCAAATGGACCTGGCATGCCATCTGTTGTAATGCTGTATTCTTATGACCACAATTCTGGCTATGGAACACCTTCAGAGCAGGTTGAGTTTGGCTCTCTTGGACCAATGGGCTATCCAAATGAAGTATCACAACTAAATGAGGGAAGTCGATTGAGTGGTACATTTGAGGAACAAAGATTTCAGGGTAGCTCTGCTCAACAGTCTTCACCTGATCAGCCTTCCTCACCTCACATACAGAG AAATAGTAGCTGCTGA
- the LOC133797517 gene encoding uncharacterized protein LOC133797517 isoform X3, which yields MGEHEAWAQPPSGLLPNGLLPNEAASVMRVLDSERWLKAEEKTEELIACIQPNPPSEKRRHAVADYVQRLITKCFPCQVFTFGSVPLKTYLPDGDIDLTAFSKNQNLKETWAHQVRDMLQIEEKNVNAEFHVKEVQYIQAEVKIIKCLVENIVVDISFEQLGGLCTLCFLEEVDHLINQKHLFKRSIILIKAWCYYESRILGAHHGLISTYALETLVLYIFHVFNNSFAGPLEVLYRFLEFFSKFDWENYCVSLWGPVPISSLPDVTAEPPRKDGGELLLSKLFLDACSSVYAVFPGGQENQGLPFVPKHFNVIDPLRVNNNLGRSVSKGNFFRIRSAFAFGAKRLARLLDCPKEDLFFEVNQFFMNTWERHGSGHRPDAPRNDLRLSNHDQLHGPDNIRSSTVSKNNGMLSTHESEDDSTHASRISNVSTVPHMQSQRNYGNSRNSDPIKKDISFNQVAQMDKGQRSLKSDNLVNDIQGRNPFARTHSSPELSDAYGEISSQGRRGRAPESGKSQTLSTRLDNTRRKNLESDTVASHGVRLTDDPLPVRHISSRQSNDTAVDSKSGSNSYQDESALGSMTDDFASVSGAQGMHQEEQDLVNMMASSSAHGFNGQVHYPLNLAPHHVPFPIPPSVLASMGYTQRNMAGMVPTNFPLIENPWGSTMQFSQGGVPPHLTHYFPGMGLTAPSPEDPPEPANENFGSVELNPGEGDHDFWHEQDRASTGGFDLDNGGFEILQSDDKQQASSSGYNFHPSRVGNSGGFMQVQPKLAKENHGPGREDLADDFQYHDNRGNEVFFDDRTVSSRSVSASHTGSLRSKTSSESSWEGSSAKVSKSTREKRGRKNVPFSVPSSTHGKEKSVSEHSSTQADDDNRDWNSLSPVATEIAERNTVPHSAASWQVPRHQIPGTEPAQTSGSDSLIPFAPMLLNPNSRQRAADNSVPFTFYATGPPVPFVTMLPVYNFPTDSGASDPSTSQFGADEVPDNSDSGQNFDSSEGLDQHVVSHTLNSMKRDTSLEPVEHKPDILNSDFASHWQNLQYGRFCQNSRYPAPMISPVMVPPFCLQGRVPWEGPGRPLSANMNLWTQLMGYGPRLVPVAAPLQTMSNRPVGVYQRYVEELPRYRSGTGTYLPSAKVSVRDRHSTSTRRGNYSYDRNDHHGDREGNWNVHPKSSRPSGRSHSRGQVEKPNARLDRLTTSESRSERPWSSHRHDSFSAYQSQNGPIRPNTTQGAHNNVPYGMYPLPGMNPSGVSSNGPGMPSVVMLYSYDHNSGYGTPSEQVEFGSLGPMGYPNEVSQLNEGSRLSGTFEEQRFQGSSAQQSSPDQPSSPHIQRGV from the exons GTGTTTACATTTGGGTCTGTACCCCTGAAGACATATCTGCCTGATGGAGATATTGATTTAACAGCCTTTAGTAAGAATCAAAATTTGAAGGAGACATGGGCCCATCAGGTTCGGGATATGCTGCAAATTGAGGAGAAAAATGTGAATGCTGAATTTCATGTAAAGGAGGTTCAGTACATTCAGGCTGAG GTGAAGATAATTAAATGCCTGGTGGAAAACATTGTGGTAGATATATCTTTCGAACAGCTTGGGGGATTGTGCACCCTTTGTTTCCTTGAGGAG GTTGATCATCTAATAAACCAAAAACATTTATTCAAACGTAGCATTATACTGATTAAAGCTTGGTGCTATTACGAAAGTCGTATACTTGGTGCTCATCATGGACTAATCTCAACTTACGCCTTGGAAACCTTGGTTCTTTATATATTTCATGTTTTTAACAATTCTTTTGCTGGACCTCTTGAG GTTCTTTACCGTTTTCTAGAGTTTTTTAGCAAGTTTGACTGGGAAAATTATTGTGTTAGTCTTTGGGGTCCTGTGCCCATTAGTTCTCTCCCAGATGTAACAG CGGAACCTCCTCGAAAAGATGGTGGAGAGTTACTACTAAGCAAGTTATTTCTTGATGCTTGTAGCTCAGTGTATGCTGTCTTCCCTGGTGGACAAGAAAATCAAGGACTGCCTTTTGTCCCCAAGCACTTCAATGTTATTGATCCTTTGCGTGTAAATAACAACCTGGGACGTAGTGTCAGTAAAG GTAACTTCTTTAGAATACGTAGTGCATTTGCATTTGGAGCTAAAAGGCTAGCTAGATTACTTGATTGCCCAAAAGAGGATCTATTTTTTGAAGTAAATCAGTTTTTTATGAACACTTGGGAAAGACATGGCAGTGGCCATCGTCCTGATGCACCAAGGAATGATTTGAGATTATCAAATCACGACCAGTTACATGGACCTGATAATATCAGAAGCAGCACAGTGAGCAAAAATAATGGGATGTTATCTACTCATGAGTCTGAAGATGACAGTACTCATGCTTCCAGAATTAGTAATGTCTCTACAGTACCTCATATGCAAAGCCAAAGGAATTATGGGAATTCAAGGAACTCTGATCCGATTAAGAAAGATATTAGTTTTAACCAGGTTGCACAAATGGATAAAGGCCAGAGGAGTTTGAAATCTGATAACTTGGTCAATGATATACAGGGCAGGAATCCTTTTGCGAGGACGCATTCTAGTCCTGAACTTTCTGATGCATATGGTGAAATCTCTTCTCAAGGTAGGCGGGGTAGAGCCCCAGAAAGTGGGAAGAGCCAAACTTTATCAACTAGGTTGGATAATACCAGGAGGAAGAATCTAGAATCTGATACAGTTGCAAGTCATGGTGTCAGACTGACTGATGATCCTTTACCTGTCAGACACATCTCTTCCCGTCAAAGTAATGATACTGCTGTTGATTCTAAAAGTGGTTCAAACAGCTACCAAGATGAGTCAGCCTTGGGGTCCATGACTGATGATTTTGCTTCTGTTTCGGGGGCCCAAGGGATGCATCAGGAGGAGCAAGATCTTGTGAACATGATGGCATCTTCATCGGCTCATGGTTTCAATGGACAGGTTCATTATCCACTGAATTTAGCTCCTCATCATGTTCCATTTCCAATCCCTCCTTCCGTCCTAGCTTCAATGGGGTATACTCAGAGAAATATGGCTGGGATGGTTCCTACAAATTTTCCATTGATTGAGAATCCATGGGGCTCAACTATGCAATTTTCACAAGGTGGTGTTCCACCACATTTGACCCATTATTTTCCTGGCATGGGATTGACTGCCCCAAGTCCAGAAGATCCCCCGGAACCTGCTAATGAAAATTTTGGTTCTGTGGAATTGAATCCAGGGGAGGGTGATCATGATTTTTGGCATGAGCAGGACAGGGCCTCTACTGGAGGATTTGATCTAGATAATGGAGGCTTCGAGATACTTCAGTCTGATGATAAGCAACAAGCATCCTCATCTGGGTATAACTTTCATCCTTCTCGAGTTGGCAACTCTGGAGGTTTTATGCAAGTCCAACCAAAGCTTGCTAAAGAGAACCATGGTCCAGGAAGAGAAGATCTTGCAGATGATTTTCAGTATCATGATAACCGTGGCAATGAAGTTTTCTTTGATGATAGAACTGTAAGTTCAAGGTCTGTGTCTGCCTCACATACTGGTTCTTTGAGAAGTAAAACTTCTTCAGAGAGTTCATGGGAAGGATCGTCAGCAAAAGTCTCAAAGTCAACTAGGGAAAAACGGGGAAGAAAAAATGTTCCTTTTTCAGTGCCATCTTCTACTCATGGGAAGGAGAAGAGTGTATCTGAACATTCTTCTACTCAGGCAGATGATGACAACAGAGATTGGAATTCATTGTCACCTGTAGCCACAGAAATAGCAGAGAGAAACACAGTACCTCATTCTGCTGCTTCCTGGCAAGTTCCAAGGCATCAAATTCCAGGAACCGAACCAGCTCAGACGAGTGGATCTGATTCTTTAATACCCTTTGCTCCAATGCTTTTAAACCCTAACTCACGACAGAGAGCTGCGGATAATTCTGTTCCCTTTACATTTTATGCTACAGGACCACCTGTTCCATTTGTTACGATGCTTCCAGTGTATAATTTTCCAACTGATTCAGGGGCTTCAGATCCATCAACGAGCCAGTTTGGTGCAGATGAAGTACCAGATAACAGTGATTCTGGTCAAAATTTTGACTCTTCTGAGGGACTTGATCAACATGTAGTGTCACATACTTTAAATTCTATGAAAAGGGATACTTCTCTTGAGCCGGTGGAACATAAGCCCGACATTCTCAATAGTGACTTCGCTAGCCATTGGCAAAATTTGCAATACGGACGGTTTTGTCAAAATTCACGGTATCCTGCACCTATGATATCACCTGTTATGGTGCCTCCTTTTTGTTTACAGGGACGAGTACCATGGGAAGGTCCTGGAAGACCACTCTCTGCCAACATGAATCTCTGGACCCAGCTTATGGGCTATGGGCCTcgtcttgttcctgttgctgcacCTCTCCAAACCATGTCAAATAGACCTGTCGGTGTTTATCAACGTTATGTTGAGGAATTGCCGAGATATCGTAGTGGAACTGGGACATACCTACCAAGTGCT AAGGTTTCAGTAAGGGATCGCCATTCTACTAGTACAAGAAGGGGGAATTACAGTTATGATAGAAACGACCACCATGGTGATAGAGAGGGGAACTGGAATGTCCATCCAAAATCATCGCGACCTTCTGGGCGTAGCCACAGTCGTGGTCAGGTTGAAAAACCAAATGCAAGATTGGATCGTTTGACAACAAGTGAGAGCCGAAGTGAAAGGCCATGGAGCTCACATAGGCATGACTCCTTCTCTGCATACCAGTCTCAAAATGGTCCTATTCGCCCGAATACTACCCAAGGTGCTCATAACAATGTGCCATATGGCATGTATCCATTGCCAGGGATGAACCCAAGCGGGGTGTCATCAAATGGACCTGGCATGCCATCTGTTGTAATGCTGTATTCTTATGACCACAATTCTGGCTATGGAACACCTTCAGAGCAGGTTGAGTTTGGCTCTCTTGGACCAATGGGCTATCCAAATGAAGTATCACAACTAAATGAGGGAAGTCGATTGAGTGGTACATTTGAGGAACAAAGATTTCAGGGTAGCTCTGCTCAACAGTCTTCACCTGATCAGCCTTCCTCACCTCACATACAGAG GGGAGTTTGA